Proteins from one Burkholderia oklahomensis C6786 genomic window:
- a CDS encoding ABC transporter ATP-binding protein/permease, which produces MTQSMQALAPVPDDPSRHPSPISTWSLIKPYWVSEEWKVAWGLLITIVAINLTLVWINVRINSWSASFYNALQSKDVRDFPSLLITFAVLAFAFIILAVYSLYLRQMLGFRWRQWLTTRFLHEWLGDRNFYRIERDRLADNPDQRIADDLQSLASTTLSLSLDLLSTVVTLISFATILWSIAGAATITLGGHAITIPGYMVWVAMIYAIAGSYVMHRFGHPLVSINYQQQRVEADFRFSLIRIRENAEQIAFYDGEPVETAHEQNLFQRIRENWWRVMRYTKRLTFVLNFYAQLASLFPIAVAAPRYFAGAFTFGVLIQISRAFSTVSDSFSWFINSYGTLAEWRATVNRLREFKRVMGASHLKEAMSPATEHGGINLHYVDTAEITTSGLKLALPNGAALASIGDVAIQPGSRWLVRGPSGSGKSTLMRALAGLWPFGDGAIDAPVDARMMFVPQQSYLPIGTLKAALAYPSAVDTFSDDACRDALRACGLSDYAERLGETGHWTRILSPGEQQRLAGARVLLHKPDYLFLDEATSALDADNEARLYRLFDERLPKAAIVSIAHRESVASFHEQTLDVRRDEARVAA; this is translated from the coding sequence ATGACTCAATCGATGCAAGCCCTCGCCCCCGTTCCGGACGACCCGTCGCGACATCCGTCTCCGATATCCACGTGGAGCCTCATCAAGCCCTATTGGGTTTCCGAAGAGTGGAAGGTCGCGTGGGGACTGCTCATCACGATCGTCGCGATCAACCTGACGCTCGTGTGGATCAACGTGCGGATCAACTCGTGGAGCGCGTCGTTCTACAACGCGCTGCAATCGAAGGACGTGCGCGACTTCCCGAGCCTGCTGATCACGTTCGCGGTGCTCGCGTTCGCGTTCATCATCCTCGCGGTGTACAGCCTCTACCTGCGGCAGATGCTCGGCTTCCGCTGGCGCCAGTGGCTGACGACGCGCTTCCTGCACGAATGGCTCGGCGACCGCAACTTCTACCGGATCGAGCGCGACCGGCTCGCCGACAACCCCGACCAGCGGATCGCCGACGACCTGCAGTCGCTCGCGTCGACGACGCTGTCGCTGTCGCTCGACCTGCTGTCGACGGTCGTCACGCTGATCTCGTTCGCGACGATCCTCTGGTCGATCGCCGGCGCGGCGACGATCACGCTCGGCGGCCACGCGATCACGATCCCGGGCTACATGGTGTGGGTCGCGATGATCTACGCGATCGCCGGCTCGTACGTGATGCACCGCTTCGGCCATCCGCTCGTGTCGATCAACTATCAGCAGCAGCGCGTCGAGGCGGACTTCCGCTTCAGCCTGATCCGCATCCGCGAGAACGCCGAGCAGATCGCGTTCTACGACGGCGAGCCCGTCGAGACCGCGCACGAGCAGAACCTGTTCCAGCGAATCCGCGAGAACTGGTGGCGCGTGATGCGCTACACGAAGCGCCTCACGTTCGTGCTGAACTTCTACGCGCAGCTCGCGAGCCTCTTTCCGATCGCGGTCGCCGCGCCCCGCTACTTCGCGGGCGCGTTCACGTTCGGCGTGCTGATTCAGATCAGCCGTGCGTTCAGCACCGTCAGCGACTCGTTCTCGTGGTTCATCAACAGTTACGGCACGCTCGCCGAATGGCGCGCGACCGTCAACCGTCTGCGCGAATTCAAGCGCGTGATGGGCGCGTCGCACCTGAAGGAAGCGATGTCGCCCGCGACCGAGCACGGCGGCATCAACCTGCACTACGTCGACACGGCCGAAATCACGACGTCGGGCCTGAAGCTCGCGCTGCCGAACGGCGCGGCGCTCGCGTCGATCGGCGACGTCGCGATCCAGCCCGGCTCGCGCTGGCTCGTGCGCGGGCCGTCCGGCTCCGGCAAGAGCACGCTGATGCGCGCGCTCGCGGGCCTCTGGCCGTTCGGCGACGGCGCGATCGACGCGCCCGTCGACGCGCGGATGATGTTCGTCCCGCAGCAGAGCTATCTGCCGATCGGCACGCTGAAGGCGGCGCTCGCGTATCCGTCGGCCGTCGACACGTTCAGCGACGACGCATGCCGCGACGCGCTGCGCGCATGCGGTCTCAGCGACTATGCCGAGCGGCTCGGCGAGACCGGCCACTGGACGCGCATCCTGTCGCCCGGCGAGCAGCAGCGTCTCGCGGGCGCGCGCGTGCTGCTGCACAAGCCCGACTACCTGTTCCTCGACGAAGCGACGAGCGCGCTCGACGCCGACAACGAAGCGCGCCTCTACCGGCTCTTCGACGAGCGGCTGCCGAAGGCGGCGATCGTCAGCATCGCGCACCGCGAATCGGTCGCGTCGTTCCATGAGCAGACGCTCGACGTGCGCCGCGACGAAGCGAGGGTCGCCGCGTGA
- a CDS encoding STAS domain-containing protein: MSRFDSGATLTHASAKAALAEGLARIDAGATAVDCGALAQFDSSALAVLLAWQRAARARGVTLDILNLPPKLASLAQAYGIDTLLSGRH, encoded by the coding sequence GTGAGCCGCTTCGACTCCGGTGCGACGCTGACCCACGCGAGCGCGAAGGCCGCGCTCGCGGAGGGGCTCGCGCGCATCGACGCGGGCGCGACGGCCGTCGATTGCGGGGCGCTCGCGCAATTCGATTCGTCGGCGCTCGCGGTGCTGCTCGCCTGGCAGCGCGCCGCGCGTGCGCGCGGCGTGACGCTCGACATCCTCAATCTGCCGCCGAAGCTTGCGAGTCTTGCGCAGGCGTACGGCATCGACACGCTTCTCTCCGGGCGACATTGA
- the thiE gene encoding thiamine phosphate synthase: MSAALPDAFWPPADELTEAAERIRATLGVWPQPAARSRICLAPPERPRAGDLWVATAGDADADAAHLARLTAAGAEAIVIDDTSATLYAGAARHALAARAPLAEDWIAALAAFLDCGFAAPDALVLALAWRDGDEARGDDPWPVDPARFPRALDAAASPEPAFPACPQRLGLYPVLPSAEWVERVLDCGVKTVQLRVKDASPDALRAEIERAVAAGRRHPDARVFINDHWRLALDAGAYGVHLGQEDLETADLAAIAQAGARLGLSSHGYYEMLVALQVKASYLALGPVFATATKAVAAPPQGLARLARYARFAGPQAPLVAIGGITVDTLGAVLAAGVGSAAVVSAITAAADYRAAIIAMQQIFGR, from the coding sequence ATGAGCGCCGCGCTGCCCGACGCGTTCTGGCCGCCCGCCGACGAGCTCACCGAGGCCGCCGAGCGGATTCGCGCGACGCTCGGCGTGTGGCCGCAGCCCGCGGCGCGCTCGCGGATCTGCCTCGCGCCGCCCGAGCGGCCGCGCGCGGGCGACCTGTGGGTCGCGACCGCGGGCGACGCCGATGCCGACGCCGCGCATCTCGCGCGGCTGACTGCGGCGGGCGCGGAGGCGATCGTCATCGACGACACGTCGGCGACGCTGTACGCCGGCGCGGCGCGCCATGCGCTCGCCGCGCGCGCGCCGCTCGCCGAAGACTGGATCGCCGCGCTCGCCGCGTTCCTCGATTGCGGCTTTGCGGCGCCCGACGCGCTCGTGCTCGCGCTCGCGTGGCGCGACGGCGACGAGGCGCGCGGCGACGATCCCTGGCCCGTCGATCCGGCACGCTTTCCGCGCGCGCTCGATGCGGCCGCGTCGCCCGAGCCCGCGTTCCCGGCGTGCCCGCAGCGGCTCGGCCTGTATCCGGTGCTGCCGAGCGCCGAATGGGTCGAGCGGGTGCTCGACTGCGGCGTGAAGACGGTGCAGCTGCGCGTGAAGGATGCGTCGCCCGACGCGCTGCGCGCGGAAATCGAGCGGGCCGTCGCCGCGGGCCGCCGTCATCCGGACGCGCGCGTGTTCATCAACGATCACTGGCGGCTCGCGCTCGACGCGGGCGCGTACGGCGTCCACCTCGGCCAGGAAGACCTCGAGACCGCCGATCTCGCGGCGATCGCGCAGGCCGGCGCGCGGCTCGGGCTGTCGAGCCACGGATATTACGAAATGCTCGTCGCGCTGCAGGTGAAGGCGAGCTACCTCGCGCTCGGCCCGGTGTTCGCGACCGCGACGAAGGCGGTCGCCGCGCCGCCGCAGGGCTTGGCGCGGCTCGCGCGCTACGCGCGCTTCGCGGGGCCGCAGGCGCCGCTCGTCGCGATCGGCGGAATCACCGTCGACACGCTCGGCGCCGTGCTGGCGGCGGGCGTCGGCAGCGCGGCCGTCGTCAGCGCGATCACGGCCGCAGCCGACTATCGGGCGGCGATCATTGCGATGCAGCAAATATTCGGACGATAA
- a CDS encoding MFS transporter gives MQAFQWFHELSARERRTLYAVDAFDFMIYSFLIPSLIAAWGMSKSEAGMIATSSLISSAVGGWLAGILADRYGRVRVLQWTIATFALFTFLSGYTHSFWQLLATRTLQGFGFGGEWSVVTIMMAETIRSSEHRAKAVGTVQSSWSFGWAAAAVLYWAFFALLPEQYAWRACFWIGIVPALWILYIRRNVSDPDIYVAARRARERGIDRAHFLQIFDRAHLRTTLFGSALCTGMLGGYYAITTWLPTYLKTVRHLSVFNTSGYLIVLIVGSFVGYLVGACLSDRIGRRASFVLFAAGSFSLGMAYTMLPITDAAMLLLGFPLGIVVQGIFAGVGAYLSELYPGAIRGSGQGFCYNLGRGIGSFFPILVGSLSQSMSLVKAIGLVAGSGYLLVIVAALVLPETKGKSLVEHAEAAR, from the coding sequence ATGCAGGCATTCCAGTGGTTCCACGAGCTGTCGGCACGCGAGCGGCGCACGCTCTACGCCGTCGACGCGTTCGACTTCATGATCTATTCGTTCCTGATCCCGTCGCTGATCGCCGCGTGGGGGATGTCGAAAAGCGAAGCGGGGATGATCGCGACGAGTTCGCTGATCTCGTCCGCCGTCGGCGGCTGGCTAGCCGGCATCCTCGCCGACCGCTACGGCCGCGTGCGCGTGCTGCAATGGACGATCGCGACGTTCGCGCTGTTCACGTTCCTGTCCGGCTACACACACTCGTTCTGGCAGCTGCTCGCGACGCGCACGCTGCAAGGCTTCGGCTTCGGCGGCGAATGGTCGGTCGTCACGATCATGATGGCCGAGACGATCCGCTCATCAGAGCATCGCGCGAAGGCGGTGGGCACCGTGCAGAGCAGCTGGTCGTTCGGCTGGGCCGCCGCCGCCGTGCTGTACTGGGCGTTCTTCGCGCTGCTGCCCGAGCAATACGCATGGCGCGCGTGCTTCTGGATCGGCATCGTTCCCGCGCTGTGGATCCTCTACATTCGCCGCAACGTGAGCGATCCAGACATCTACGTCGCTGCGCGCCGCGCGCGCGAGCGCGGCATCGACCGCGCGCACTTCCTGCAGATCTTCGACCGCGCGCACCTGAGGACAACGCTGTTCGGCAGCGCGCTCTGCACCGGCATGCTCGGCGGGTACTACGCGATCACGACGTGGTTGCCGACCTATCTGAAGACGGTCCGGCATCTGTCGGTGTTCAACACGAGCGGCTATCTGATCGTGCTGATCGTCGGGTCGTTCGTCGGCTATCTCGTCGGCGCGTGCCTGTCCGACCGGATCGGGCGGCGCGCGTCGTTCGTCCTGTTCGCGGCCGGCTCGTTCTCGCTCGGGATGGCGTACACGATGCTGCCGATCACCGACGCCGCAATGCTGCTGCTCGGCTTTCCGCTCGGCATCGTCGTGCAGGGCATCTTCGCGGGCGTCGGCGCATACTTGTCCGAGCTGTATCCGGGTGCGATCCGCGGCTCCGGCCAAGGCTTCTGCTACAACCTCGGCCGCGGAATTGGCTCGTTCTTTCCGATTCTCGTCGGCTCGCTGTCGCAATCGATGTCGCTCGTGAAGGCGATCGGCCTCGTCGCGGGCAGCGGCTATCTGCTCGTGATCGTCGCGGCGCTCGTGCTGCCGGAGACGAAGGGCAAGTCGCTCGTCGAGCACGCCGAGGCCGCGCGCTGA
- a CDS encoding FAD-dependent oxidoreductase translates to MNLRASEPDFAVLGGGLVGRLIAWRLAGAGHRVALYERGDAAGSGSAAWVAAAMLAPVAEAASAERFITDLGVASFDLWPSWLAELPEPVFFQRNGTLVVWHHADRAEAPLFERRVRANASAELLDGGLVALAGAQVDAAEPALAGRFAHGLLLPREGQLDNRQVLRALAAGLAERGVDAHWNAAIEPQAAPAARITIDCRGLGAKAQMPTLRGIRGEVARVHAPGIGLTRPVRLLHPRYPLYVAPKENDLYVIGATEIEGEDMSPVSVRSALELLSAAFSVHPAFGEARILELNAQCRPTLPDHRPALVWDGGATLAVNGLYRHGFMIAPEVADTAARFAGALIERTVKDADTFAAWRHDARWPALLQHGAAHAPA, encoded by the coding sequence ATGAACCTGCGCGCGTCTGAACCCGATTTCGCGGTGCTGGGCGGCGGCCTCGTCGGCCGCCTGATCGCGTGGCGCCTCGCGGGCGCCGGTCACCGCGTCGCGCTCTACGAGCGCGGCGATGCGGCGGGCTCGGGCTCCGCCGCTTGGGTCGCGGCGGCGATGCTCGCGCCGGTCGCCGAAGCGGCGAGCGCCGAGCGCTTCATCACCGATCTCGGCGTCGCGTCGTTCGACCTGTGGCCGAGCTGGCTCGCCGAGCTGCCCGAGCCCGTGTTCTTCCAGCGCAACGGCACGCTCGTCGTCTGGCATCACGCGGACCGCGCGGAAGCGCCGCTCTTCGAGCGCCGCGTGCGCGCGAACGCGAGCGCCGAGCTGCTCGACGGCGGCCTCGTCGCGCTCGCGGGCGCACAGGTCGACGCGGCCGAGCCGGCGCTCGCCGGGCGCTTCGCGCACGGCCTCCTGCTGCCGCGCGAAGGCCAGCTCGACAACCGCCAGGTGCTGCGCGCGCTCGCCGCGGGCCTTGCCGAGCGAGGCGTCGACGCGCACTGGAACGCCGCAATCGAGCCGCAGGCGGCGCCCGCCGCGCGCATCACGATCGACTGCCGCGGGCTCGGCGCGAAGGCGCAGATGCCGACGCTGCGCGGGATCCGCGGCGAGGTCGCGCGCGTGCACGCGCCGGGCATCGGCCTCACGCGCCCCGTGCGGCTTCTGCATCCGCGCTATCCGCTCTACGTCGCGCCGAAGGAGAACGATCTCTACGTGATCGGCGCGACCGAGATCGAAGGCGAGGACATGTCGCCCGTCAGCGTACGCTCGGCGCTCGAGCTGCTGAGCGCCGCGTTCTCGGTGCATCCGGCGTTCGGCGAGGCGCGCATCCTCGAGCTGAATGCACAATGCCGGCCGACGCTGCCCGACCATCGCCCGGCGCTCGTCTGGGACGGCGGCGCGACGCTCGCGGTCAACGGCCTGTACCGGCACGGCTTCATGATCGCGCCGGAAGTCGCCGACACCGCGGCCCGCTTCGCAGGCGCGCTCATCGAGCGTACGGTGAAGGATGCCGACACGTTCGCCGCGTGGCGGCACGATGCGCGCTGGCCGGCGCTGCTGCAGCACGGCGCGGCGCACGCGCCCGCGTGA
- a CDS encoding ABC transporter ATP-binding protein, translated as MSSSSESLLELRDVAFGYGERLVLSNLNMRFARGQVVAVMGGSGCGKTTVLRLIGGLVRARRGQVLFDGADVGAQTRDGLYALRRKMGMLFQFGALFTDMSVFDNVAFALREHTNLPEDLIRDLVLMKLNAVGLRGARNLMPSEVSGGMARRIALARAIALDPQLIMYDEPFAGLDPISLGITANLIRTLNHALGATSILVTHDVPESFAIADYVYFLANGGVLAEGTPDELRASTDPSVRQFIDGAPDGPFKFHYMSQPLAADFGLGGGRR; from the coding sequence GTGAGCTCCTCCTCCGAGTCCCTGCTAGAGCTTCGCGACGTCGCTTTCGGCTACGGCGAGCGTCTCGTCCTGTCGAACCTGAACATGCGCTTCGCGCGCGGCCAGGTGGTCGCGGTGATGGGCGGTTCCGGCTGCGGCAAGACCACCGTGCTGCGCCTGATCGGCGGCCTCGTGCGCGCGCGCCGCGGCCAGGTGCTGTTCGACGGCGCCGACGTCGGCGCGCAGACGCGCGACGGCCTGTACGCGCTGCGCCGAAAGATGGGCATGCTGTTCCAGTTCGGCGCGCTCTTCACCGACATGTCGGTGTTCGACAACGTCGCATTCGCGCTGCGCGAGCACACGAACCTGCCGGAAGACCTGATCCGCGATCTCGTGCTGATGAAGCTCAACGCGGTGGGCCTGCGCGGCGCGCGCAACCTGATGCCGTCCGAGGTGTCGGGCGGGATGGCGCGGCGCATCGCGCTCGCGCGCGCGATCGCGCTCGATCCGCAGCTCATCATGTACGACGAGCCGTTCGCGGGCCTCGATCCGATTTCGCTCGGCATCACCGCGAACCTGATCCGCACGCTGAACCACGCGCTCGGCGCGACGTCGATCCTCGTCACGCACGACGTGCCGGAGTCGTTCGCGATCGCCGACTACGTCTACTTCCTCGCGAACGGCGGCGTCCTCGCCGAGGGCACGCCCGACGAGCTTCGGGCGTCGACCGATCCGAGCGTGCGCCAGTTCATCGACGGCGCGCCGGACGGCCCGTTCAAATTTCACTACATGAGCCAGCCGCTCGCGGCGGATTTCGGCCTTGGCGGAGGGCGCAGATGA
- a CDS encoding MlaC/ttg2D family ABC transporter substrate-binding protein, whose product MKKLFLIPVFAALFSFGAAAAHAEVDQSNPQALIKSATQQVLDEVRTQTIKQGDTARIITIVNKDILPYTDFRRTTQLAMGRNWRTATPAQQQQVIEQFKQLLIRTYSGALAQLKPDQQIQYPPFRADADATDVVVRTVAMNNGQPVQIDYRLYKTAQGWRVYDLNVLGAWLIQTYQQQFNEKIQQSGVDGLIQFLTERNQQLASGKQAS is encoded by the coding sequence ATGAAGAAACTGTTTCTGATCCCCGTCTTTGCTGCGCTGTTCTCGTTCGGCGCGGCAGCCGCGCACGCGGAAGTCGACCAGTCGAATCCGCAGGCGCTCATCAAGTCCGCGACGCAGCAGGTGCTCGACGAAGTGCGCACGCAGACGATCAAGCAGGGCGATACCGCCCGCATCATCACGATCGTCAACAAGGACATCCTGCCGTACACCGATTTCCGCCGCACGACGCAGCTCGCGATGGGCCGCAACTGGCGCACCGCGACGCCCGCGCAGCAGCAGCAGGTGATCGAGCAGTTCAAGCAGTTGCTGATCCGCACGTATTCGGGCGCGCTCGCTCAGTTGAAGCCGGATCAGCAGATCCAGTACCCGCCGTTCCGCGCCGATGCGGATGCGACCGACGTCGTCGTGCGCACGGTTGCGATGAACAACGGCCAGCCGGTGCAGATCGACTATCGCCTGTACAAGACGGCGCAGGGCTGGCGCGTGTATGACCTGAACGTGCTGGGCGCATGGCTGATCCAGACCTACCAGCAGCAGTTCAACGAGAAGATCCAGCAAAGCGGCGTCGACGGTCTGATCCAGTTCCTGACCGAGCGCAACCAGCAGCTTGCCTCGGGCAAGCAGGCATCGTGA
- the thiS gene encoding sulfur carrier protein ThiS, whose translation MDIQINQQTLSLPDGATVADALAAYGAQPPFAVAINGAFVARTQHAARALAAGDKLDIVHPVAGG comes from the coding sequence ATGGACATCCAGATCAATCAACAGACGCTTTCGCTGCCCGACGGCGCGACGGTCGCCGATGCGCTCGCCGCATACGGCGCGCAGCCGCCGTTCGCGGTCGCGATCAACGGCGCGTTCGTCGCGCGCACGCAGCACGCGGCACGCGCGCTCGCCGCGGGCGACAAGCTCGACATCGTGCATCCGGTCGCAGGCGGCTGA
- a CDS encoding thiazole synthase — protein sequence MTPLSSADTLTLHGTTFASRVLLGTSRYPSLQSLSDSIAAARPGMVTVALRRQMNAGAAEAGFFELLKRHDVPLLPNTAGCQTVAEAVTTAQMAREVFETDWIKLELIGDDYTLQPDPVGLIEAATLLVKDGFKVLPYCTEDLVIGRRLLDAGCEALMPWGAPIGTGKGVVNPYGLRVLRERLPDVPLIVDAGLGVPSHACQVMEWGFDGVLLNTAVSQATHPEIMARAFAQGVEAGRAAYLAGPMDARETAHASTPVVGMPFWHQDGSHA from the coding sequence ATGACGCCTCTTTCTTCCGCCGACACGCTCACGCTCCACGGCACAACCTTCGCAAGCCGCGTGCTGCTCGGCACGTCGCGCTATCCGTCGCTGCAGTCGCTGTCCGATTCGATCGCGGCCGCGCGGCCGGGCATGGTGACGGTCGCGCTGCGGCGCCAGATGAACGCCGGCGCGGCCGAGGCCGGCTTCTTCGAACTGCTCAAGCGCCACGACGTGCCGCTGTTGCCGAACACGGCCGGCTGCCAGACGGTCGCCGAGGCGGTGACGACCGCGCAGATGGCGCGCGAAGTGTTCGAGACCGACTGGATCAAGCTCGAGCTGATCGGCGACGACTACACGCTGCAGCCGGACCCGGTCGGCCTCATCGAGGCGGCGACGCTGCTCGTGAAGGACGGCTTCAAGGTGCTGCCGTACTGCACCGAGGATCTCGTGATCGGCCGGCGCCTGCTCGACGCGGGCTGCGAGGCGCTGATGCCGTGGGGCGCGCCGATCGGCACCGGCAAGGGCGTCGTGAACCCGTACGGGCTGCGGGTGCTGCGCGAGCGGCTGCCGGACGTGCCGCTCATCGTCGACGCGGGGCTCGGCGTGCCGTCGCACGCGTGCCAGGTGATGGAGTGGGGCTTCGACGGCGTGCTGCTCAACACCGCCGTGTCGCAGGCGACGCATCCGGAGATCATGGCGCGCGCGTTCGCGCAGGGCGTCGAGGCGGGGCGCGCCGCGTACCTGGCCGGGCCGATGGACGCGCGCGAGACCGCGCACGCGAGCACGCCCGTCGTCGGGATGCCGTTCTGGCATCAGGACGGGAGCCACGCATGA
- the mlaD gene encoding outer membrane lipid asymmetry maintenance protein MlaD → MTMKKTALDFWVGLFVVLGFLALLFLALKVGNMSSLSFQPTYAVKLKFDNIGGLKPRAPVKSAGVVVGRVGSIGFDTNTYQALVTIDLDKQYQFPKDSSAKILTSGLLGEQYIGLEPGGDTEMLKAGDTITMTQSAIVLENLIGQFLYSKAADAGGAKPAAAASGAPAPAASGAAAQ, encoded by the coding sequence ATGACGATGAAAAAGACTGCTCTCGACTTCTGGGTCGGCCTCTTCGTAGTGTTGGGCTTTCTCGCGTTGCTGTTCCTCGCGCTGAAGGTCGGCAACATGAGTTCGCTGTCGTTTCAGCCGACTTACGCGGTCAAGCTGAAGTTCGACAACATCGGCGGCCTGAAGCCGCGCGCGCCCGTGAAGAGCGCGGGCGTCGTCGTCGGCCGCGTCGGCTCGATCGGCTTCGACACGAACACCTACCAGGCGCTCGTCACGATCGATCTCGACAAGCAGTATCAGTTTCCGAAGGATTCGTCGGCGAAGATCCTGACGTCGGGCCTGCTCGGCGAGCAGTACATCGGCCTCGAGCCGGGCGGCGACACGGAAATGCTGAAGGCGGGCGACACGATCACGATGACGCAATCGGCGATCGTGCTCGAGAACCTGATCGGCCAGTTCCTGTACAGCAAGGCCGCGGACGCGGGCGGCGCGAAGCCGGCCGCCGCGGCGTCGGGGGCGCCTGCGCCGGCTGCGTCGGGCGCGGCGGCGCAATGA
- a CDS encoding MlaA family lipoprotein, with product MQTIRISQAVLAITAAAALSGCATVQTPTKGDPFEGFNRTMYTFNDKVDQYALKPVARGYQWAVPQPMRDSVTNFFSNIGDVYIAANNLVQLKIADGVGDIMRVVINTVFGVGGLFDVATLANLPKHANDFGITLGHYGVPSGPYLVLPLLGPSTMRDTAGLAVDYAGNPLTYVRPDSVSWGLFGLNLVNTRANLLGAGDVLEAAAIDKYSFVRNAYLQRRQALIGGGTAAQSNLPNYGNEAPPPNYEMPEEGAAAPASGAAAASAPAAASGAAPASAAAAPASAAAPNPSSATNVPAQQVVPPSPGGIRFPSIRLH from the coding sequence ATGCAGACGATCCGCATCAGCCAGGCGGTGCTGGCGATCACGGCGGCCGCGGCATTGAGCGGTTGCGCGACCGTGCAGACGCCGACGAAGGGCGATCCGTTCGAAGGCTTCAACCGGACGATGTACACGTTCAACGACAAGGTTGACCAGTACGCGCTCAAGCCCGTCGCGCGCGGCTATCAATGGGCGGTGCCGCAGCCGATGCGCGACAGCGTGACGAACTTCTTCTCGAACATCGGCGACGTCTACATCGCGGCGAACAACCTCGTGCAGCTGAAGATCGCCGACGGCGTCGGCGACATCATGCGGGTCGTGATCAACACGGTGTTCGGCGTCGGCGGCCTGTTCGACGTCGCGACGCTCGCGAACCTGCCGAAGCATGCGAACGACTTCGGCATCACGCTCGGCCACTACGGCGTGCCGAGCGGCCCGTACCTCGTGCTGCCGCTGCTCGGCCCGAGCACCATGCGCGACACGGCGGGTCTTGCCGTCGACTATGCCGGCAATCCGCTCACCTACGTGCGGCCCGACAGCGTGAGCTGGGGCCTGTTCGGCCTGAACCTCGTCAACACGCGCGCGAATCTGCTCGGCGCGGGCGATGTGCTCGAGGCGGCCGCGATCGACAAGTATTCGTTCGTGCGCAACGCGTACCTGCAGCGCCGCCAGGCGCTGATCGGCGGCGGCACGGCCGCGCAGTCGAACCTGCCGAATTACGGCAACGAAGCGCCGCCGCCGAATTACGAGATGCCGGAAGAGGGCGCCGCGGCGCCCGCGAGCGGCGCGGCTGCGGCTTCCGCACCGGCTGCGGCTTCCGGCGCGGCCCCGGCATCGGCAGCGGCAGCGCCCGCATCGGCCGCGGCGCCGAACCCGAGCAGCGCGACCAACGTGCCCGCGCAGCAGGTCGTGCCGCCGTCGCCGGGCGGCATCCGCTTCCCGAGCATCCGGCTGCACTGA
- the mlaE gene encoding lipid asymmetry maintenance ABC transporter permease subunit MlaE: MISAIGRFVLGGLERTGYATRMFVRVVLEFFSLLRRPRLVTKQVHFLGNYSFVIIAVSGLFVGFVLGLQGYYTLNRYGSEQALGLLVALSLVRELGPVVSALLFAGRAGTSLTAEIGLMKAGEQLTALEMMAVDPLKNVIAPRMWAGVIAMPLLAAIFSAVGVLGGYVVGVLLIGVDPGAFWSQMQGGVEVWADVGNGVLKSVVFGFAVTFIALFQGYEAKPTPEGVSHATTKTVVYASLAVLGLDFLLTALMFS, from the coding sequence ATGATCAGCGCGATCGGTCGTTTCGTGCTCGGCGGACTCGAGCGCACGGGCTACGCGACCCGGATGTTCGTGCGCGTCGTGCTCGAGTTCTTCTCGCTGCTGAGGCGGCCGCGGCTCGTCACGAAGCAGGTCCACTTCCTCGGCAATTATTCGTTCGTGATCATCGCCGTGTCGGGCCTCTTCGTCGGCTTCGTGCTCGGCCTGCAGGGCTACTACACGCTGAACCGCTACGGCTCCGAGCAGGCGCTCGGCCTCCTCGTCGCGCTGTCGCTCGTGCGCGAGCTCGGCCCCGTCGTGTCGGCGCTCCTGTTCGCGGGCCGCGCGGGCACGTCGCTCACGGCCGAGATCGGCCTCATGAAGGCGGGCGAGCAGCTCACCGCGCTCGAGATGATGGCGGTCGACCCGCTCAAGAACGTGATCGCGCCGCGCATGTGGGCGGGCGTCATCGCGATGCCGCTCCTCGCCGCGATCTTCAGCGCGGTCGGCGTGCTCGGCGGCTACGTCGTCGGCGTGCTGCTGATCGGCGTCGACCCCGGCGCGTTCTGGTCGCAGATGCAAGGCGGCGTCGAAGTGTGGGCCGACGTCGGCAACGGCGTGCTGAAGAGCGTCGTGTTCGGCTTCGCCGTCACGTTTATCGCATTGTTTCAGGGTTACGAAGCGAAGCCGACGCCCGAGGGCGTGTCGCACGCGACGACCAAGACTGTCGTGTACGCATCGCTCGCCGTACTCGGCCTCGATTTCCTGCTGACCGCGTTGATGTTCAGCTAA